CACTTAACGAATCCCAGAATAGAGAACTGGGCCTGCTTACTGAGCCCGGCGTCTATAGCTCGAATAATCCGGTGGGTCTGGGGCCCCCGGACGGTCCGCCGGCTCCGGGCAACCCTCCTCTGCCACACCCTGCCGTCTGGACCATTTATGTCTCCCGTGTCGGCAACTTTGTGCAACAGCTTTACGTCTCCAATCCTGCCCTCTACTACCGCAGCAGTCAGAATGGCGGTCCCCCTTACACTCCCTGGATTCCCATCGAGGAACAAGGGCCTACGGGGTCTACAGGAGTGGGAGTTACAGGGCCGACTGGGCTGACCGGGATGACCGGGCTGACCGGCGTGACTGGCGTTACAGGACTGACTGGGTTGACCGGAATGACTGGCGTTACAGGACTGACCGGGGTTACCGGGCTGACCGGCCTCACAGGGTTGACCGGAATGACCGGAGTGACGGGGGTTGAGCCTACCGGGGCTACCGGACTTACTGGACTCACGGGGCTGACCGGAATGACCGGGGCTACTGGACTCACAGGGCTGACCGGGATGACCGGCGTTACCGGTGTCGAACCCACCGGGGCTACCGGGATGACTGGACTCACGGGGCTGACCGGAATGACCGGGGCTACTGGACTCACGGGGCTGACCGGGCTGACCGGGGTTACCGGTGTCGAACCTACCGGGGCTACCGGCGTCACCGGCCTCACAGGTCTTACCGGAATGACCGGCGTTACAGGCCTCACCGGAATGACCGGACTGACTGGACTGACCGGTGTGGAGCCTACCGGGGCTACCGGGCTGACTGGACTCACGGGGCTGACCGGGCTGACTGGGCTGACCGGCGTTACAGGCCAGACAGGGCAAACCGGATTTACCGGTATGACGGGATCTCTCGCTACCGTCCGCCATTCAGCTTACGCAAATAATACGAATACCATTAATATACAACCAGGTCAAGTCTTCCCTCTCACAATAAATATTCTTGATCATGGCAGTCCGGACATTACGAGGACCGGTTCGACCATAACACTATTAACCGGCACCTATTTGATTACTTGGGAAATTAGTGGAGGTCCGGTAACAGCCGGCGATGGTATGTTTCTCGAGATGCAACAAGATGGTATTCTGCATTCAATTATTGGCAGTGGAGCAGCTAATAGTGCCGCAATTAATTCTCCAACCACTGTTGATCTTTCTGCTTCTTTCCTTCTTACCGTAGGACCGACTCCCATAGGTATCACTTTAGTGAACGTTGGCCCAGGAGCTGTCCGCATAAGCTCAGCTTCAGAAAGGGTTGGAGCGATGATAACAGTAGTCAAAGTCTGATTATTAGTATAAACAGCCTCTTCTAATCCTCTTCTAATAAAGTTGGCTAAATATTGATGAGTGTTTACGGATATTGTAATTGAAATTTAATTTTAGGAGGTTACTCTATTGTCTAATCCCAACATTCCCAACATCAGCCCCACGATTACGTTAACAAGGGATGATGCCGTTAACCTGCTGCTCTCCTCGATTGCCATGGAGGAGTTAGGACTTGCCCATGTCATTAATGCGGAAGGCGAGAAAATCCAGTTCGCCCTGGGTACGCTGCCTGGAATCACCGGTACTCCTGCTACACTCGCACAGGTACTGGATGTCAATAACAGCACCCAGGCTATGCTAGATACCATCTTGCGCCAGGAGATGATGCTCGATTTCAAGCTGGATGCAGCGGCCAATGTTCCCACACTGGTCGGGCCTACCGGACCTACCGGTACTACCGGGGCCGCAGGAGCTGTAACTAGCGTCAATGGCCAGACAGGAGATGTGGTCTTGAATGCTGAGCATGGCGTCTTTCCCATCTCCAATGATGAGCCTCAGAATAGATTCCTGGGCACGCTTACTGAACCCGGCGTCTATAGCTCGAATAACCCGGAAGGCGAGGGCCCCCCGGACGGTCCGCCAGCTCCAGGCAATCCTCCGCTGCCACACCCTGCCGTCTGGACAATTTATGTCTCCCGTGTGGGCAACTATGTCCAGCAGCTTTATATTTCCAATCCTGCCCTCTTCTACCGCAGCAGCCAGAATGGAGGGCCTCCTTACACCCCCTGGATTCCCATCGGGGCCCAAGGGGTCACGGGACCAACGGGTATGGGAGCTACAGGTCTGACCGGGGCTACAGGATTGACTGGTGTTACTGGCAACACTGGAGCCACTGGCCCTACCGGCCTCACGGGATTGACGGGACTTACCGGGCTGACCGGCCTTACGGGAATGACCGGAGCTACCGGGGTGACTGGCCTCACAGGGCTTACAGGGTCTACCGGGGTTACCGGAATGACTGGGCTGACCGGGGTGACTGGCGTTACCGGAATGACCGGGCTTACAGGAATGACCGGGCTCACCGGGCTCACCGGCGTTACCGGGCTTACTGGCCTCACGGGGCTGACCGGGGTGACCGGCCTCACGGGAATGACTGGGCTTACCGGGGCTACCGGGCTCACGGGTATGACTGGGCTTACCGGGACTACTGGCGTGACCGGAATGACTGGGCTTACGGGTCTTACTGGCCTCACGGGACTTACCGGGCTCACCGGGGTGACTGGCATGACCGGAATGACCGGGCTGACCGGGGTGACTGGTATTACTGGAATGACCGGGCTTACGGGTCTTACCGGCGTTACCGGAATGACCG
This region of Paenibacillus sp. FSL K6-1096 genomic DNA includes:
- a CDS encoding collagen-like protein, with the translated sequence MSNPNIPNITPSVSLSRDDAVNLLFSSIAMGELGLAHILNAEGEKIQFALGTLPGLTGPPATVAQILDLNKNVQSMLRTTFKQDMVLDSRLTSAANLPAVVTGPGGAPGPQGPPGGVLSVNGQTDTVVLDAEDGVFPISLNESQNRELGLLTEPGVYSSNNPVGLGPPDGPPAPGNPPLPHPAVWTIYVSRVGNFVQQLYVSNPALYYRSSQNGGPPYTPWIPIEEQGPTGSTGVGVTGPTGLTGMTGLTGVTGVTGLTGLTGMTGVTGLTGVTGLTGLTGLTGMTGVTGVEPTGATGLTGLTGLTGMTGATGLTGLTGMTGVTGVEPTGATGMTGLTGLTGMTGATGLTGLTGLTGVTGVEPTGATGVTGLTGLTGMTGVTGLTGMTGLTGLTGVEPTGATGLTGLTGLTGLTGLTGVTGQTGQTGFTGMTGSLATVRHSAYANNTNTINIQPGQVFPLTINILDHGSPDITRTGSTITLLTGTYLITWEISGGPVTAGDGMFLEMQQDGILHSIIGSGAANSAAINSPTTVDLSASFLLTVGPTPIGITLVNVGPGAVRISSASERVGAMITVVKV
- a CDS encoding collagen-like protein, translated to MSNPNIPNISPTITLTRDDAVNLLLSSIAMEELGLAHVINAEGEKIQFALGTLPGITGTPATLAQVLDVNNSTQAMLDTILRQEMMLDFKLDAAANVPTLVGPTGPTGTTGAAGAVTSVNGQTGDVVLNAEHGVFPISNDEPQNRFLGTLTEPGVYSSNNPEGEGPPDGPPAPGNPPLPHPAVWTIYVSRVGNYVQQLYISNPALFYRSSQNGGPPYTPWIPIGAQGVTGPTGMGATGLTGATGLTGVTGNTGATGPTGLTGLTGLTGLTGLTGMTGATGVTGLTGLTGSTGVTGMTGLTGVTGVTGMTGLTGMTGLTGLTGVTGLTGLTGLTGVTGLTGMTGLTGATGLTGMTGLTGTTGVTGMTGLTGLTGLTGLTGLTGVTGMTGMTGLTGVTGITGMTGLTGLTGVTGMTGLTGLTGLTGMTGLTGVTGLSATARNLTVGNNSATITVAASNGVVPLTYTGPDNGSPDITVTGNNVQLLTGSYLVTWMISGNVATQGQALTFELRLNGANNSVPGSRATNTQPIAGETIGVINTVLVNITAASGLITLVNDAPNPAILTTDNARLGAQITFVKLSE